A single window of Ananas comosus cultivar F153 linkage group 24, ASM154086v1, whole genome shotgun sequence DNA harbors:
- the LOC109728699 gene encoding RHOMBOID-like protein 3 isoform X1, whose amino-acid sequence MYTLQGASGALFGLLGAMLLELLTNWTLYTHKAGALITLLVMIAINLALGIIPHVDNFAHIGEFLTGFLLGFVLLLEPQFAWLERHNLPPGRKIPLRPKAYQLLLLVVALTLIIAGFQSFWAAEKAYIPKLLGSVESIYPRKY is encoded by the exons ATGTACACACTACAAG GTGCTTCTGGTGCTTTATTCGGTCTTCTTGGAGCAATGCTGTTGGAGCTTCTCACTAACTGGACCTTATACACACACAAG GCTGGAGCTTTAATAACTCTTTTAGTCATGATCGCGATCAACTTGGCCCTCGGAATAATCCCGCATGTAGATAACTTTGCACATATTGGGGAATTTCTCACTGGCTTTCTCTTAGGTTTTGTACTGCTGCTCGAACCTCAGTTTGCGTGGTTGGAGCGACACAATCTACCTCCCGGAAGGAAAATCCCATTGAGACCTAAGGCTTACCAGTTACTATTATTGGTTGTTGCGCTCACATTAATCATAGCTGG ATTCCAAAGCTTCTGGGCAGCTGAGAAAGCATATATCCCAAAGCTTCTGGGCAGCGTGGAAAGCATATATCCCcgaaagtattaa
- the LOC109728522 gene encoding uncharacterized protein LOC109728522: MAHRHLSPTHVDRQQNFCRFFFFFFFFNFLVYKFKSSSFHSLTPPPLLSQSQLYSLTPPRPRLSQYPNSQPPLPIPTLSRACLGVLLSQLSKKRLDRSIMNSSVDSDEIEQHESDSEELNQLSKDLESLVASNEKKKKKSSN, encoded by the exons ATGGCACACCGGCACCTTTCACCAACTCACGTTGACCGCCAGCAAAACttttgcagattttttttttttttttttttttttaatttccttgtctataaattcaaatcctcctcctttCATTCTTTAacccctcctcccctcctctcccAATCCCAACTCTATTCTTTAACCCCTCCTCGCCCACGCCTCTCCCAATATCCTAACTCTCAGCCGCCTCTCCCAATCCCAACTCTCAGCCGGGCGTGCTTGGGCGTGCTTCTCTCCCAACTCTCAAAGAAGAG acTCGATCGATCGATAATGAATTCCTCCGTTGATTCTG ACGAGATTGAGCAGCACGAATCTGACTCCGAAGAACTAAATCAGCTTAGTAAAGATCTTGAGAGTTTAGTAGCGAGCAacgagaagaaaaaaaaaaaatcgagcaATTga
- the LOC109728699 gene encoding RHOMBOID-like protein 3 isoform X2, with translation MYTLQGASGALFGLLGAMLLELLTNWTLYTHKAGALITLLVMIAINLALGIIPHVDNFAHIGEFLTGFLLGFVLLLEPQFAWLERHNLPPGRKIPLRPKAYQLLLLVVALTLIIAGLELKHF, from the exons ATGTACACACTACAAG GTGCTTCTGGTGCTTTATTCGGTCTTCTTGGAGCAATGCTGTTGGAGCTTCTCACTAACTGGACCTTATACACACACAAG GCTGGAGCTTTAATAACTCTTTTAGTCATGATCGCGATCAACTTGGCCCTCGGAATAATCCCGCATGTAGATAACTTTGCACATATTGGGGAATTTCTCACTGGCTTTCTCTTAGGTTTTGTACTGCTGCTCGAACCTCAGTTTGCGTGGTTGGAGCGACACAATCTACCTCCCGGAAGGAAAATCCCATTGAGACCTAAGGCTTACCAGTTACTATTATTGGTTGTTGCGCTCACATTAATCATAGCTGG GCTGGAGTTGAAGCATTTTTAG